Proteins co-encoded in one Aspergillus fumigatus Af293 chromosome 6, whole genome shotgun sequence genomic window:
- a CDS encoding 5-oxoprolinase, with amino-acid sequence MEEESGKITISIDRGGTFTDVHAIVPGRPDIILKLLSVDPGHYEDAPTEGVRQILELVTGEPHPRGQPLKLDRIRCLRMGTTVATNALLERKGARSVLFTTKGFRDLLKIGDQSRPSIFDLTMARPGVLPESVVEVNERVVPCHPSADKDCFPGARIVEGVTGEKFRVVQELDLDAVRVELQRLKEQGYQSLSVALVHSYAYPEHERLIGELAESMGFSVTLSSKLQPMIKVVPRGMSAAADAYLTPVIKLYIDSISAAFEGGLEQQRECRFEFMQSDGGLVDFRRFSGLKAILSGPAAGVVGFAATSYDPTEKIPVIGFDMGGTSTDVSRFAGHLEHVFGSKVAGVLIQSPQLDINTVAAGGGSILTWRNGLFYVGPESASAHPGPACYRKGGPLTVTDANLFLGRLLPEYFPHIFGPNEDQPLDLEVTTKLFNELTDKINAERREKGQSEYTAEEIALGFLKVADESMARPIRNLTEARGYETASHHLACFGGAGGQHACSVAASLGISRIIIHKYSSVLSAYGLALAEVVKESQEPVSADYHASQSTLQKRFDAMTQAATEEMVTQGFRADQVHHELYLNMRYEGSDTSLMILKPEEDSGFLDQFRDRHRREFGFNSERAVLVDDIRVRTIAASKVRTEKSPLVQLKEASLKDVSHPPDNVTKAYFDGNSSRIDTPVYLLDKLEKSTRVHGPAIIIDKTQTIVVVPNAVASVLETCVVIDLKDTKTDASAASDESSNIDPIRLSIFGHRFMSIAEQMGRTLQKTSVSTNIKERLDFSCALFSPDGGLVANAPHVPVHLGSMQFAVRYQHQKWLGNLKDGDVLVANHPSCGGTHLPDITVITPVFDRPGGTEIMFYVASRGHHADIGGILPGSMPPKSTELWQEGAAIEGDKIVSNGVFDEKRIMELLVDGPAQYEGCSGARCVSDNISDLKAQIAANARGISLIQALFAEYGVETVQKYMYAIQHTAERAVRDLLKGLHKKFGGRPLEAVDYMDDGTPIKLKVTIDGSDGSAVFDFAGTGPEVYGGWNAPIAITHSAIIYCLRCMINADVPLNQGCLAPIDIRVPSPSILSPTKTAAVVGGNVVTSQRITDVVLKAFRACAASQGCCNNLTFGTNARTDPTTGETLPGFGYYETIAGGSGAGPTWDGESGVHVHMTNTRITDPEILEKRYPTLLRQFSLRPGSGGKGLHPGGDGVIREIEFLAPMQCSILSERRVHRPYGLEGGEDAQPGMNLWVTTDKETGVERQVNIGGKNTVSVGTHDRFVIMTAGGGGWGAAQA; translated from the exons ATGGAGGAAGAATCAGGGAAGATCACTATTTCCATCGACCGTGGTGGTACTTTCACTGATGTCCATGCCATTGTACCTGGTCGTCCGGATATCATCCTCAAGCTGCTTTCGGTTGACCCCGGTCACTACGAGGATGCCCCCACAGAAGGTGTCCGTCAGATCCTCGAGCTCGTAACCGGCGAGCCTCACCCTCGAGGGCAGCCATTGAAGCTAGACCGCATCCGCTGTTTGCGAATGGGGACAACAGTTGCCACAAATGCGTTGCTCGAACGGAAAGGTGCGCGATCCGTGCTCTTCACAACGAAAGGTTTCCGAGATCTCCTGAAGATTGGCGATCAGTCGCGTCCCAGTATCTTTGACTTGACAATGGCCAGGCCTGGCGTCTTGCCAGAAAGCGTGGTAGAGGTTAATGAGCGTGTCGTGCCCTGCCACCCGTCTGCTGACAAAGATTGTTTCCCTGGTGCCCGCATTGTCGAGGGTGTGACCGGCGAGAAGTTTCGTGTGGTCCAGGAGCTGGATCTTGACGCGGTTCGGGTGGAGCTGCAGAGACTGAAGGAGCAAGGGTATCAGTCATTGTCTGTGGCGCTCGTTCATTCATACGCATATCCAGAGCACGAGCGTCTGATCGGCGAACTGGCCGAGAGCATGGGCTTCTCCGTCACACTGTCGTCCAAGTTACAACCCATGATCAAGGTCGTGCCTCGAGGGATGTCGGCCGCAGCCGATGCCTATCTCACTCCCGTCATCAAATTATACATTGATTCCATCTCTGCCGCCTTTGAAGGGGGTCTGGAACAGCAGCGAGAGTGTCGCTTCGAATTTATGCAATCCGACGGTGGCCTGGTTGACTTTCGTCGCTTCAGCGGGCTGAAGGCGATCCTGTCTGGTCCGGCTGCTGGTGTGGTCGGTTTCGCGGCCACCAGCTATGATCCCACTGAGAAGATTCCCGTCATTGGTTTCGACATGGGTGGCACATCCACAGACGTTTCGCGCTTCGCCGGCCATCTGGAGCATGTGTTCGGATCCAAGGTTGCTGGCGTTCTGATCCAATCCCCCCAACTCGACATCAACACCGTGGCAGCGGGTGGAGGCTCCATCCTCACCTGGCGGAATGGTCTGTTCTATGTTGGTCCCGAATCTGCTTCGGCCCACCCCGGTCCCGCTTGTTATCGCAAGGGTGGCCCTCTGACGGTGACGGATGCCAATCTGTTCCTTGGTCGCTTGCTGCCGGAGTACTTCCCACACATCTTTGGTCCGAACGAGGACCAGCCGCTCGACCTTGAAGTTACTACGAAGCTGTTCAACGAACTGACGGACAAGATCAACGCcgaaaggagagaaaaggGCCAGTCCGAGTACACGGCGGAAGAGATCGCGTTGGGTTTCTTGAAGGTGGCGGATGAGTCCATGGCCCGTCCTATTCGCAATCTGACCGAGGCTCGCGGATATGAAACTGCTTCCCATCATCTGGCTTGCTTTGGTGGTGCCGGTGGCCAACACGCCTGTTCCGTTGCTGCGTCCCTTGGAATCTcccgcatcatcatccacaagTACTCCTCCGTCCTGTCGGCTTACGGCTTGGCCTTGGCTGAAGTCGTCAAGGAGTCTCAGGAGCCAGTCTCTGCCGACTACCACGCCTCGCAGTCGACGCTGCAGAAACGATTTGACGCCATGACCCAAGCTGCTACCGAGGAGATGGTGACACAGGGCTTCCGTGCCGATCAGGTCCATCATGAACTGTACCTCAACATGCGATATGAAGGGTCGGACACCAGCctgatgatcttgaagccGGAGGAAGACTCTGGTTTCCTCGACCAATTCCGAGACCGTCATCGCCGAGAATTCGGCTTCAATTCGGAGCGAGCAGTCCTCGTTGATGACATCCGCGTGCGTACGATCGCCGCTTCCAAAGTGCGCACGGAAAAGAGTCCACTCGTCCAGCTGAAGGAGGCGTCTTTGAAAGACGTCAGTCACCCGCCTGATAATGTCACCAAGGCATACTTCGATGGCAACTCTAGCCGCATCGATACCCCAGTGTATCTGCTCGATAAGCTCGAGAAGAGCACTCGTGTCCATGGGcctgccatcatcatcgacaagacACAGACCATTGTTGTCGTGCCCAACGCTGTTGCAAGCGTCCTGGAGACGTGCGTCGTAATTGATCTCAAGGATACCAAGACCGACGCGTCCGCTGCCAGCGACGAGTCATCTAACATCGATCCCATCCGGCTCAGCATCTTCGGTCATCGTTTCATGTCCATTGCCGAGCAGATGGGCCGGACGCTTCAGAAGACCTCGGTGTCGACCAACATCAAGGAGCGTCTGGACTTTTCCTGCGCTCTGTTCTCCCCTGATGGAGGACTAGTAGCGAATGCGCCTCATGTCCCTGTTCATCTCGGCTCGATGCAGTTTGCTGTCCGGTACCAGCACCAGAAATGGTTGGGAAATCTGAAAGACGGCGACGTCCTCGTTGCCAACCACCCCAGCTGTGGTGGAACCCACTTGCCAGACATCACG GTTATTACGCCCGTCTTTGACCGCCCCGGCGGCACCGAGATCATGTTCTACGTGGCGTCTCGCGGCCATCACGCGGACATTGGAGGCATCCTTCCTGGATCGATGCCGCCCAAATCCACCGAGCTATGGCAAGAAGGAGCTGCTATCGAGGGCGACAAGATCGTCAGCAACGGCGTTTTCGACGAAAAACGCATCATGGAGCTTCTGGTTGACGGGCCCGCTCAGTACGAGGGCTGCTCAGGCGCAAGATGTGTCAGCGACAACATCTCGGACCTGAAAGCGCAGATTGCTGCCAACGCGCGCGGTATCTCTTTGATCCAGGCTCTTTTCGCCGAGTACGGCGTCGAGACCGTCCAGAAGTACATGTACGCTATCCAGCACACGGCCGAGAGGGCCGTCCGCGACCTTCTCAAGGGACTCCACAAGAAGTTCGGCGGTCGACCCCTGGAAGCAGTCGACTACATGGACGACGGCACCCCGATCAAGCTGAAGGTCACTATTGACGGCTCGGATGGCTCAGCCGTCTTCGACTTCGCCGGCACCGGCCCGGAGGTCTACGGCGGCTGGAACGCCCCGATCGCCATCACCCACTCGGCCATTATCTACTGCCTGCGCTGCATGATCAACGCCGATGTGCCGCTCAACCAAGGCTGTCTGGCCCCGATCGACATCCGCGTCCCATCGCCCAGCATCCTCTCTCCGACCAAGACCGCCGCCGTCGTCGGCGGCAACGTCGTCACCTCGCAGCGCATCACCGACGTCGTGCTCAAGGCGTTCCGCGCCTGCGCCGCCTCCCAGGGCTGCTGCAACAACCTCACGTTCGGCACGAATGCGCGCACCGACCCGACTACCGGCGAGACGCTCCCAGGCTTCGGGTACTACGAGACCATCGCGGGAGGCAGCGGCGCGGGGCCAACCTGGGACGGCGAGTCCGGGGTGCACGTGCACATGACCAACACGCGTATCACCGACCCGGAGATCCTGGAAAAACGGTACCCGACGCTGCTGAGGCAGTTTAGCCTGCGGCCAGGATCGGGCGGCAAGGGTCTGCATCCTGGTGGGGACGGCGTGATTCGCGAGATTGAGTTCCTCGCGCCGATGCAGTGCTCGATCCTCTCGGAGCGACGGGTGCATCGTCCATATGGTCTGGAGGGCGGCGAAGATGCGCAGCCGGGAATGAATCTGTGGGTTACCACAGATAAGGAGACGGGGGTGGAGCGCCAGGTGAATATTGGCGGGAAGAATACCGTGTCTGTGGGCACTCATGACCGATTTGTAATTATgactgctggtggtggtggatgGGGGGCTGCACAAGCATGA
- the plyC gene encoding polysaccharide lyase family 1 protein, which translates to MKLSEPLLVSLAAFSQAVTALVAFPGAEGFGANAIGGRNGQVYVVTNLNDSGTGSLRDAVSATDRIVVFAVGGVIKISDRIVVSKRVTILGQTAPGDGITVYGNGWSFSNADDAIVRYIRIRMGKGGSSGKDALGIAEGNRMIFDHVSVSWGRDETFSINGDASNITVQNSIIAQGLETHSCGGLMQTDGGVSLFRNLYIDNKTRNPKVKGVNEFTNNVVYNWGGGGGYIAGDSAGQSYANIIGNYFISGPSTSVTAFTRGNANFHGYVQNNYYDPDKDGQLDGFELGVSSSNYGGMAIMSSKYNYPAVAYTMSPAEAVTYVTKYAGASKVRDSVDTQLIAQVQSWGTEGGLISDEATMGGPGTLNGGTPAKDTDGDGIPDEAEKQLGTDPNTNDSMKLHSSGYTYLEVWANSLVPSTYH; encoded by the exons ATGAAGCTGTCTGAACCTCTTCTCGTCAGTTTAGCAGCTTTCTCACAAGCTGTGACGGCATTGGTCGCGTTTCCTGGCGCTGAAGGTTTTGGCGCCAATGCGATCGGCGGCCGCAATGGCCAAGTCTACGTCGTGACCAACCTGAATGATTCCGGAACTGGTTCGCTACGAGATGCTGTTTCCGCGACTGATCGCATCGTTGTTTTTGCAGTCGGAGGCGTGATTAAGATTTCCGACAGAATCGTGGTGTCGAAGCGTGTGACAATACTGGGACAAACCGCGCCTGGAGACGGCATCACAGTCTACGGCAATGGCTGGTCCTTTTCCAATGCCGATGATGCCATTGTGCGGTATATTCGGAT TCGCATGGGAAAAGGCGGCTCCTCCGGAAAGGACGCCTTGGGTATCGCGGAAGGAAATCGGATGATCTTCGACCACGTTTCGGTGTCGTGGGGGCGTGATGAGACATTCTCCATCAATGGAGATGCTAGTAACATCACCGTGCAAAACAGCATCATTGCTCAAGGGCTGGAGACCCATTCCTGCGGCGGATTGATGCAGACCGACGGTGGTGTTTCGTTGTTCCGCAACCTGTATATCGACAACAAGACGCGAAATCCCAAGGTTAAGGGTGTGAACGAGTTTACCAATAACGTCGTGTACAACTGGGGCGGGGGCGGAGGATACATCGCTGGGGATTCTGCTGGCCAATCTT ACGCCAATATCATTGGCAATTACTTTATCAGCGGTCCTTCGACATCGGTGACGGCGTTTACGCGTGGCAATGCAAACTTCCACGGATACGTCCAAAACAACTACTATGACCCTGATAAGGATGGACAACTGGACGGCTTTGAACTCGGCGTGTCCTCGTCGAACTACGGTGGCATGGCAATTATGTCGTCGAAATACAATTATCCAGCGGTGGCCTACACCATGAGCCCAGCTGAGGCCGTGACCTATGTGACCAAAT ATGCCGGAGCATCCAAGGTTAGGGATAGTGTCGATACGCAGTTAATCGCCCAAGTACAGTCCTGGGGCACAGAAGGTGGTCTGATCTCCGATGAAGCGACTATGGGAGGGCCAGGTACTCTGAACGGAGGCACCCCTGCAAAGGATACTGATGGGGATGGAATTCCCGATGAAGCGGAGAAGCAGCTGGGAACAGATCCCAACACCAACGATTCTATGAAACTGCATAGTAGTGGCTATACATATCTGGAGGTGTGGGCCAACTCGTTGGTTCCGTCCACCTACCACTGA
- a CDS encoding putative extracelular cellulose binding protein (Cip2), giving the protein MFLYPVLLSLISSGALAATCPSLPSSPQLQSITTLPDPFSWYPLQKTGRVSTLSDWQCRQSHISSLLQQLELGTKPPAPSSVTSTFSQNKLTITATNAGNTISFTATITYPSSGEGPYPAMIAYGGLSIPLPPGVAAITFDNSQIAQQNDQSSRGQGLFYTLYGANHSAGALMAWAWATSLIIDRLEATPAARINTSRIGVTGCSRNGKGALVAGAFDSRIALTVPQESGTGGSGCWRLAAASEGAPQNVQTAGEIVQENVWFSTAFNAYANDEDRLPFDHHMLAGLIAPRGLLSIDNAGYQWLGPWSSLGCMGTARLVWQAMGVPDRMGYSMSTNHPHCSFPDQQREDLFAFINRFLLGMEVNTTVQKNYAGIAFDSKPWVNWQVPNLT; this is encoded by the exons ATGTTCCTTTACCCTGTCCTGCTTTCCCTTATCTCCAGTGGAG CACTGGCTGCCACCTGCCCGAGTCTGCCTTCATCCCCCCAGCTCCAGTCCATCACCACACTCCCAGACCCCTTCTCTTGGTATCCACTGCAGAAGACTGGTCGTGTCAGCACTCTCTCCGACTGGCAATGCCGTCAAAGCCACATTagcagcctcctccagcagctcgaaCTCGGCACCAAGCCTCCCGCCCCCTCCAGTGTAACCTCCACCTTCAGCCAAAACAAActcaccatcaccgccaCCAATGCCGGAAACACCATCTCCTTCACAGCAACCATCACCTACCCCTCCTCAGGAGAAGGCCCCTACCCCGCGATGATCGCCTACGGAGGGCTGAGCATCCCGCTCCCACCGGGGGTCGCAGCCATCACCTTCGACAACAGCCAAATCGCGCAGCAAAACGACCAAAGCAGCCGCGGCCAGGGCCTCTTCTACACTCTGTACGGCGCCAACCATTCCGCCGGCGCACTAATggcctgggcctgggccACATCGCTCATCATCGACCGTCTCGAAGCCACCCCCGCCGCGAGAATTAACACCTCCCGCATCGGGGTGACGGGGTGCTCGCGGAACGGCAAGGGCGCATTAGTCGCTGGCGCATTCGATTCGCGGATTGCACTCACCGTCCCGCAGGAGTCCGGCACGGGGGGGTCAGGGTGCTGGCGGCTGGCGGCGGCGTCTGAAGGCGCGCCGCAGAATGTCCAGACGGCCGGGGAGATTGTGCAGGAGAATGTCTGGTTCTCGACTGCGTTCAATGCGTACGCGAATGATGAGGACCGTCTCCCGTTCGACCACCATATGCTGGCTGGGTTGATTGCCCCGCGCGGTCTACTATCCATTGACAATGCGGGGTATCAGTGGCTCGGCCCGTGGTCGTCGCTGGGGTGTATGGGAACGGCGAGGCTGGTCTGGCAGGCGATGGGGGTGCCGGATCGTATGGGGTACTCGATGTCGACGAACCATCCGCACTGCTCGTTTCCGGATCAGCAGCGGGAGGATTTGTTTGCGTTTATTAATCGGTTTCTGCTGGGAATGGAGGTCAATACCACAGTTCAGAAGAATTATGCGGGGATTGCGTTTGATAGTAAGCCGTGGGTGAACTGGCAAGTTCCCAATTTGACTTGA
- a CDS encoding transcription factor domain-containing protein, which produces MRDRSVCILKPRNECRYLKGEPNYADWEMSGDIKEQSPGRRKALTALQSQARAARQGSDHSLPPLSSHSTPSQPTPFSNASESTPPNRDDWWYNGTDNLFLNRSGEHHYVGPAAAVALAKRLHPSPSNLAWDVRPLYDDPLSLHRSVNRTLPQLPPYEFAKRLFWVQYAYIGTIFSLIQPEDFEERLNAVYHHPPDFSNRESCLVYCQVLLVIAYGLMYSVNQWSGDDGPPGFKYFKHALRFLPDIHEEGSIFFVEVLCYVAYYMQNLNRRDAAFLYIGLALRMAISLGLHQEVSHPDVSDADRYRRRRAWWSVYSLDRLLSVKSGNPITIQDEDIGTLWPIPEGGAVSAPWPSVVLTHYTQLSRILEIYRKKPRSGSNLLASVQSITNDLSDWLRQVPDRLRIDFTTLDTHINRESVSIFLHFYSCINMTARPLVFYVIQRRLDAETGGPTANDWKEGLSQNTVAVIESCITAARATTLIMDAAARHNLVATYGYLDGEYIFSAALLLVMVNAAFPHNETNARTMDMALNLLRSMADRGNTYLGSRHSLLLELQASIGSNQVAQGRVDFNAPVTPISTQQRSPPQTIGIGEDARVGPSDWPSQQHITFNLDINDDPGLWEEVLGQIDIDMDTDWIENTLRKQD; this is translated from the exons ATGCGGGACAGATCTGTGTGTATACTGAAGCCGAGAAACGAGTGTCGGTATCTGAAAGGTGAGCCAAACTACGCGGACTGGGAGATGAGTGGAGATATAAAGGAGCAATCACCTGGAAGGCGCAAGGCGCTAACCGCA CTTCAATCGCAAGCTAGAGCTGCAAGGCAAGGATCGGACCACAGTCTTCCCCCTCTGTCATCGCACTCCACTCCAAGCCAGCCCACTCCCTTCAGCAACGCAAGTGAGAGCACTCCGCCTAATCGAGATGACTGGTGGTATAATGGAACGGATAATCTTTTCTTAAACCGATCCGGAGAACATC ACTATGTTGGCCCTGCTGCGGCGGTCGCGCTAGCCAAGCGACTGCATCCTTCACCATCCAATCTCGCATGGGACGTACGCCCTCTCTACGATGATCCTCTGTCTCTGCACCGTTCCGTCAATCGGACTCTCCCGCAGTTGCCACCATATGAATTCGCGAAGCGATTGTTCTGGGTGCAGTATGCCTACATTGGAACTATCTTTTCCCTGATCCAGCCTGAGGACTTCGAAGAACGACTCAATGCTGTCTATCATCACCCTCCTGACTTCTCGAACCGAGAGTCATGTCTCGTTTATTGCCAAGTCCTGCTTGTCATTGCCTACGGGCTGATGTATTCAGTGAACCAGTGGTCAGGAGACGATGGGCCACCTGGATTCAAATACTTTAAACATGCCTTGCGTTTTCTGCCAGACATTCATGAAGAAGGCTCGATATTCTTTGTCGAGGTCCTGTGCTATGTCGCTTACTACATGCAGAATCTGAACCGGCGGGATGCTGCTTTTCTATAC ATTGGCCTTGCACTTCGCATGGCTATCTCTTTAGGACTTCATCAGGAGGTATCGCACCCGGATGTCAGTGATGCAGATCGCTACCGACGCCGACGAGCCTGGTGGTCTGTGTATAGCCTAGACAG GTTACTTTCTGTCAAGTCCGGGAATCCAATCACTATCCAAGATGAAGATATTGGGACATTGTGGCCGATACCTGAA GGCGGTGCTGTATCAGCTCCGTGGCCGTCCGTCGTTCTCACTCATTACACCCAACTGTCTCGCATACTAG AGATTTACCGCAAGAAACCACGATCAGGGTCTAATCTCCTGGCATCCGTACAGAGCATCACAAATGACCTCTCTGACTGGCTCCGACAAGTGCCCGATCGCTTACGCATTGATTTTACCACACTAGATACGCATATCAATCGCGAGTCAGTCTCCATATTCCTTCACTTTTATTCGTGCATCAACATGACGGCCAGACCTCTGGTGTTCTATGTAATCCAGAGACGCCTGGACGCAGAGACTGGCGGGCCGACCGCAAATGACTGGAAAGAAGGCTTGTCGCAAAATACAGTTGCCGTCATTGAGAGCTGCATCACTGCAGCTCGAGCCACGACGCTCATTATGGATGCTGCAGCCAGGCACAATCTAGTCG CAACCTACGGCTACCTGGACGGCGAATACATCTTCTCTGCCGCTCTACTGCTGGTCATGGTCAATGCGGCCTTCCCACACAATGAGACAAATGCCAGAACAATGGATATGGCGCTGAATCTGTTGCGTAGTATGGCTGATCGCGGTAATACCTACCTGGGGTCTCGTCACTCCTTGCTGCTAGAACTTCAAGCCTCCATTGGATCCAACCAAGTGGCTCAAGGACGGGTTGATTTCAATGCTCCCGTGACACCTATCAGCACTCAGCAGCGTAGTCCCCCTCAGACCATTGGTATAGGAGAAGATGCAAGGGTCGGTCCCTCAGACTGGCCATCCCAGCAGCATATCACCTTCAATCTTGATATCAACGACGACCCAGGATTGTGGGAAGAGGTCCTCGGTCAGATCGATATTGATATGGACACCGACTGGATTGAGAATACTCTGAGAAAGCAAGACTGA
- a CDS encoding cupin domain-containing protein: MHRGLSLLWRHFGIIRATRSGLNPVPIASTIYCKKYPHQAFHHNVGKMSSFDKFNGNTADKPPKNEMVYLPGVMSPNRKFGVFRKVLHTGLYSQLVAMEVPVKGEIGDEIHTVDQTLIFTHGRGKAIVAGKEQEIKDGDVVIVPAGTQHQFLNIGDVPLEVVTIYAPAEHYPSTMHQTKAEGDAQEEKGEDEAPEWSQRSKAENEKLGLVKGE, from the exons ATGCATCGAGGACTGAGCTTGCTTTGGCGACACTTTGGTATTATTCGCGCAACTCGCTCTGGCCTAAACCCCGTGCCCATTGCATCGACAATCTACTGCAAGAAGTACCCTCACCAAGCCTTCCACCACAACGTCGGAAAAATGTCCAGTTTTGACAAATTCAACGGCAATACGGCGGATAAGCCGCCTAAGAATGAAATGGTCTATCTTCCGGGCGTAATGTCTCCCAATCGGAAGTTTGGAGTGTTCCGCAAGGTCCTACATACAGGCTTGTACTCTCAGTTGGTTGCTATGGAGGTGCCGGTGAAGGGAGAGATCGGAGATGAG ATCCATACTGTCGACCAGACGCTCATCTTCACACACGGCAGGGGAAAGGCCATTGTCGCTGGAAAGGAGCAGGAGATTAAGGATGGCGATGTGGTCATTGTTCCGGCCGGTACTCAGCATCAGTTCCTTAACATTGGCGATGTCCCCTTGGAAGTGGTGACAATCTATGCGCCTGCCGAGCATTATCCGAGTACCATGCACCAAACCAAGGCAGAAGGAGATGCacaggaagaaaagggtgaggatgaggccCCGGAATGGAGTCAGCGAAGCAAGGCCGAAAATGAGAAGCTGGGACTAGTGAAGGGAGAGTGA
- a CDS encoding FAD-binding oxidoreductase, with translation MGNTTSIAAGRDCLLSAVGGNHAHVAFQDQLLYQATAVEPYNLNIPVTPAAVTYPQSADEVAAVVKCAADYGYKVQARSGGHSFGNYGLGGEDGAIVVDMKHFDQFSMDESTYTATIGPGITLGDLDTALYNAGHRAMAHGICPTIRTGGHLTIGGLGPTARQWGLALDHVEEVEVVLANSSIVRASDTQNQEILFAVKGAAASFGIVTEFKVRTEEAPGLAVQYSFTFNLGTAAEKAKLVKDWQAFIAQEDLTWKFYSNMNIIDGQIILEGIYFGSKAEYDALGLEEKFPTSEPGTVLVLTDWLGMVGHGLEDVILRLVGNAPTWFYAKSLGFAPRALIPDSAIDDFFEYIHKNNPGTVSWFVTLSLEGGAINKVPEDATAYGHRDVLFWVQIFMINPLGPVSQTIYDFADGLYDVLAKAVPESAGHAYLGCPDPRMPNAQQAYWRNNLPRLEELKGDLDPKDIFHNPQGVMVVS, from the exons ATGGGCAATACCACCAGTATCGCCGCTGGGCGTGACTGTTTACTATCCGCCGTTGGAGGGAACCATGCTCATGTCGCATTCCAAGATCAGCTGTTGTACCAGGCTACCGCGGTCGAGCCATACAACCTGAATATCCCGGTCACTCCGGCAGCAGTGACATATCCTCAATCGGCGGATGAGGTAGCTGCGGTGGTGAAATGTGCCGCTGATTATGGCTACAAGGTACAAGCTCGCAGTGGAGGACACAGTTTCGGCAACTATG GCCTCGGAGGAGAGGACGGGGCCATCGTGGTCGACATGAAGCACTTCGACCAATTCTCCATGGATGAGTCGACCTATACCGCGACCATCGGACCCGGAATCACGCTAGGCGACCTCGACACCGCGCTATACAATGCGGGCCATCGAGCAATGGCGCACGGTATCTGTCCGACCATCCGGACAGGCGGCCACCTGACAATCGGTGGATTGGGCCCGACAGCGCGCCAGTGGGGTCTGGCGCTGGACCACGTTGAGGAAGTCGAGGTCGTGCTAGCAAACTCGAGTATTGTGCGTGCGTCGGATACTCAGAACCAGGAGATTCTCTTCGCTGTCAAAGGTGCTGCTGCCAGCTTTGGGATAGTCACGGAATTCAAAGTGCGCACCGAAGAGGCGCCCGGATTGGCTGTTCAATATTCGTTTACGTTCAATCTGGGGACTGCTGCTGAGAAGGCAAAGCTCGTCAAAGACTGGCAGGCATTCATAGCTCAGGAAGATCTCACGTGGAAGTTCTACTCCAACATGAACATCATTGACGGCCAGATCATTCTCGAAGGTATTTACTTTGGCTCGAAAGCAGAATACGACGCGCTGGGCCTGGAGGAAAAGTTCCCGACCAGCGAGCCCGGCACCGTGCTAGTCCTAACAGATTGGTTGGGAATGGTCGGTCATGGACTGGAAGATGTCATTCTAAGACTGGTTGGAAACGCCCCGACCTGGTTTTATGCCAAGTCCCTAGGATTTGCACCTCGCGCACTGATCCCGGATTCCGCAATTGACGACTTCTTCGAGTATATCCACAAGAACAACCCCGGAACCGTGTCCTGGTTTGTTACACTCAGCCTGGAGGGTGGAGCTATCAACAAGGTGCCTGAAGATGCCACAGCATACGGCCACCGCGATGTGCTTTTCTGGGTTCAAATCTTCATGATTAACCCGCTTGGTCCAGTCTCGCAGACCATATATGATTTCGCGGATGGTCTGTACGATGTTCTAGCTAAGGCAGTGCCAGAGAGTGCAGGTCACGCATACCTCGGATGTCCAGATCCCAGAATGCCCAACGCCCAGCAGGCGTACTGGCGTAACAACCTCCCAAGattggaggagctgaagggtGACTTGGATCCGAAAGACATCTTCCACAATCCACAGGGCGTTATGGTTGTCTCCTGA